Proteins encoded together in one Manis pentadactyla isolate mManPen7 chromosome 6, mManPen7.hap1, whole genome shotgun sequence window:
- the PLEKHA3 gene encoding pleckstrin homology domain-containing family A member 3 isoform X1, with the protein MEGVLYKWTNYLTGWQPRWFVLDNGILSYYDSQDDVCKGSKGSIKMAVCEIKVHSADNTRMELIIPGEQHFYMKAVNAAERQRWLVALGSSKACLSDTRARKEKEISETSESLKTKMSELRLYCDLLMQQVHTIQEFVHRDENHSSPSTENMNEASSLLSATCNTFITTLEECVKIANAKFKPEMFQLSRPDALVSPVSPSPVQMMKRSVSHPGSCSSERSSHPTKEPVSTLHRLSQRRRRTYSDTDSCNDIPLEDPDRPVHCSRNTLNGDLASATIPEESRLMAKKKSESEDPLPSFSS; encoded by the exons ATGGAGGGGGTTCTGTACAAGTGGACCAACTATCTCACAG GTTGGCAGCCTCGCTGGTTTGTTTTGGATAATGGAATCTTGTCCTACTATGATTCACAAGATGATGTTTGCAAAGGGAGCAAAGGAAGTATAAAGATGGCAGTTTGTGAAATTAAAG TCCATTCAGCAGACAACACAAGAATGGAATTAATCATTCCAGGAGAGCAGCATTTCTACATGAAGGCAGTGAATGCAGCTGAGAGACAGAGGTGGCTGGTTGCTCTGGGGAGCTCCAAAGCCTGTTTGAGTGATACTAGggccagaaaagaaaaag AAATTAGTGAAACCAGTGAATCTCTGAAAACCAAAATGTCTGAACTTCGCCTCTACTGTGACCTCCTCATGCAGCAAGTTCATACAATCCAAGAATTTGTTCACCGTGATGAGAATCATTCGTCACCCAGCACAGAG AACATGAATGAAGCCTCTTCTCTGCTTAGTGCCACATGTAATACATTCATCACAACGCTGGAGGAATGTGTGAAGATAGCGAATGCCAAGTTCAAACCCGAGATGTTTCAGCTTTCCCGTCCGGATGCCTTAGTTTCTCCTGTGTCGCCCTCTCCTGTTCAGATG atGAAGCGTTCTGTCAGTCACCCTGGTTCTTGCAGTTCAGAGAG GAGTAGCCATCCTACAAAAGAACCAGTGTCTACACTTCACCGACTCTCTCAGCGACGCCGAAGAACCTACTCGGACACAGACTCTTGTAATGATATTCCTCTTGAAGACCCAGATA GACCTGTTCACTGTTCCAGAAATACACTTAATGGAGATTTGGCATCAGCAACCATTCCTGAAGAAAGCAGACTTATGGCCAAAAAGAAATCTGAGTCAGAAGACCCTCTTCCATCCTTCTCTTCCTGA
- the PLEKHA3 gene encoding pleckstrin homology domain-containing family A member 3 isoform X2 → MEGVLYKWTNYLTVHSADNTRMELIIPGEQHFYMKAVNAAERQRWLVALGSSKACLSDTRARKEKEISETSESLKTKMSELRLYCDLLMQQVHTIQEFVHRDENHSSPSTENMNEASSLLSATCNTFITTLEECVKIANAKFKPEMFQLSRPDALVSPVSPSPVQMMKRSVSHPGSCSSERSSHPTKEPVSTLHRLSQRRRRTYSDTDSCNDIPLEDPDRPVHCSRNTLNGDLASATIPEESRLMAKKKSESEDPLPSFSS, encoded by the exons ATGGAGGGGGTTCTGTACAAGTGGACCAACTATCTCACAG TCCATTCAGCAGACAACACAAGAATGGAATTAATCATTCCAGGAGAGCAGCATTTCTACATGAAGGCAGTGAATGCAGCTGAGAGACAGAGGTGGCTGGTTGCTCTGGGGAGCTCCAAAGCCTGTTTGAGTGATACTAGggccagaaaagaaaaag AAATTAGTGAAACCAGTGAATCTCTGAAAACCAAAATGTCTGAACTTCGCCTCTACTGTGACCTCCTCATGCAGCAAGTTCATACAATCCAAGAATTTGTTCACCGTGATGAGAATCATTCGTCACCCAGCACAGAG AACATGAATGAAGCCTCTTCTCTGCTTAGTGCCACATGTAATACATTCATCACAACGCTGGAGGAATGTGTGAAGATAGCGAATGCCAAGTTCAAACCCGAGATGTTTCAGCTTTCCCGTCCGGATGCCTTAGTTTCTCCTGTGTCGCCCTCTCCTGTTCAGATG atGAAGCGTTCTGTCAGTCACCCTGGTTCTTGCAGTTCAGAGAG GAGTAGCCATCCTACAAAAGAACCAGTGTCTACACTTCACCGACTCTCTCAGCGACGCCGAAGAACCTACTCGGACACAGACTCTTGTAATGATATTCCTCTTGAAGACCCAGATA GACCTGTTCACTGTTCCAGAAATACACTTAATGGAGATTTGGCATCAGCAACCATTCCTGAAGAAAGCAGACTTATGGCCAAAAAGAAATCTGAGTCAGAAGACCCTCTTCCATCCTTCTCTTCCTGA
- the PLEKHA3 gene encoding pleckstrin homology domain-containing family A member 3 isoform X3, with protein sequence MELIIPGEQHFYMKAVNAAERQRWLVALGSSKACLSDTRARKEKEISETSESLKTKMSELRLYCDLLMQQVHTIQEFVHRDENHSSPSTENMNEASSLLSATCNTFITTLEECVKIANAKFKPEMFQLSRPDALVSPVSPSPVQMMKRSVSHPGSCSSERSSHPTKEPVSTLHRLSQRRRRTYSDTDSCNDIPLEDPDRPVHCSRNTLNGDLASATIPEESRLMAKKKSESEDPLPSFSS encoded by the exons ATGGAATTAATCATTCCAGGAGAGCAGCATTTCTACATGAAGGCAGTGAATGCAGCTGAGAGACAGAGGTGGCTGGTTGCTCTGGGGAGCTCCAAAGCCTGTTTGAGTGATACTAGggccagaaaagaaaaag AAATTAGTGAAACCAGTGAATCTCTGAAAACCAAAATGTCTGAACTTCGCCTCTACTGTGACCTCCTCATGCAGCAAGTTCATACAATCCAAGAATTTGTTCACCGTGATGAGAATCATTCGTCACCCAGCACAGAG AACATGAATGAAGCCTCTTCTCTGCTTAGTGCCACATGTAATACATTCATCACAACGCTGGAGGAATGTGTGAAGATAGCGAATGCCAAGTTCAAACCCGAGATGTTTCAGCTTTCCCGTCCGGATGCCTTAGTTTCTCCTGTGTCGCCCTCTCCTGTTCAGATG atGAAGCGTTCTGTCAGTCACCCTGGTTCTTGCAGTTCAGAGAG GAGTAGCCATCCTACAAAAGAACCAGTGTCTACACTTCACCGACTCTCTCAGCGACGCCGAAGAACCTACTCGGACACAGACTCTTGTAATGATATTCCTCTTGAAGACCCAGATA GACCTGTTCACTGTTCCAGAAATACACTTAATGGAGATTTGGCATCAGCAACCATTCCTGAAGAAAGCAGACTTATGGCCAAAAAGAAATCTGAGTCAGAAGACCCTCTTCCATCCTTCTCTTCCTGA